One Candidatus Eisenbacteria bacterium genomic window, CCCGTCATCGTAGTCGTTGTTGATGTCGGCGCCGTAGTCCTCGTCGATGGTCCCGTCGTGGTCGTTGTCGAATCCGTCCACCGGGTCCTCGTTCTTGGTGTAGGTTTCGTAGTAATCCTCGTCGTCGTCCTCATCGTTGCCGCTCATGTCGATCCAGCCGTCCCCGTCGTCGTCATAGCCTTTGATCCCCGGTTTGCCGTCGTCGCCGACGTCATTCTTGGGATCCTCGTCGACGCGCGGGAAGAGGATGTCGTTGAAGTAGTAGTCGTCGTCGTCGTTGTGGAAACCGGCGACGGCGAGGATGTCCCGGGTGGGGTTGTGGCCGTTGGGGATCATGAGCTGCGTGCAGACGCGCACGTCGCGGGTCATGCGGGCCATCGCGGCGCGCCCCTCCCGGTAGGTGTCGAGGACGCTTCTCTCCGTCTCGCGCACCTGTAATTGGGATTGCACCATCCGGGAGAGGCCCACGGCGAGGATGCCGAGAATGGCGGTGGCGATCACCACCTCGACGAGGGTGAAGCCGGTCGGGCGCTTTCCGCGGCGGCGCATGGGCGTGGCCATCCTCCTAGATCTTGATCCGGTAGGGAAGCCCGTCGAAAACGATCGTCGAGAAGATCACGTCCTCGCACTGGACGAACACCTGCTTGGCGTCGCTCTCCGGGTTGTAGTCGCCGTTCATATCCATCGGGGAGGACCACCAACGGACGGTGTAGGAGTCCCCGTCGATCGTGACCGTTTCCTCGCCGCCCCAAAGACGCTCGAACTTATAAGCGAGAAGCTTCTCCATCCGGCTCCGGGCGGCGGACTCGAACTCGGATTGCAGCATCGTCTCTTCCATCGCCTGCAGGCCGGAGGCGTAGACGCCGAAGAGCGCCGCGGCGGTGAGGCCGAGTATGGTCATGGAGAGGACCGCCTCGACCAGTGTGAAGCCTCTCGCGACTCGTCGCCGCCGTCCGCGCCTCTTCATCTCTCCCGCGTTTTTCACTTTTCTGTGCTTCCCCGTTCTCTCATCAGTCCTTGGCGATGATTTTCTCCAACTCCTTGATTTCCCCGCCCCATTCGAGGAGGCCGACAACGACGGTGTCCCCGCCGAGGGCCACCCGGACGAATCCCGTGGCCGAAGCGTTCCCGAAGGGGTCGAAGGCGACCGTGTCCGCGCCGTCGAAATCGGCGCCGGCGATCTCGGCGCCTCCGAAGCGGGGAACGGACGGGAAGGGGACCCTGTAGCTCCTGTCGGGGCGGAGGGGATGCTCCGCCGGCGTGTAGAAACGGGTCTGCGCCTCCGCGCGGGTCAGATA contains:
- a CDS encoding prepilin-type N-terminal cleavage/methylation domain-containing protein, giving the protein MRRRGKRPTGFTLVEVVIATAILGILAVGLSRMVQSQLQVRETERSVLDTYREGRAAMARMTRDVRVCTQLMIPNGHNPTRDILAVAGFHNDDDDYYFNDILFPRVDEDPKNDVGDDGKPGIKGYDDDGDGWIDMSGNDEDDDEDYYETYTKNEDPVDGFDNDHDGTIDEDYGADINNDYDDGINGWDDDGDGGVDNGEGREDDDEDDKKNEDPVDALIFQFNPDSSRVEEVHTWDQETGVLCDHVTGFSTVYYYDNYYTYPYIEITLTLTADNGRVFTFSERVYPENTVQKIGRRVY
- a CDS encoding type II secretion system protein is translated as MKRRGRRRRVARGFTLVEAVLSMTILGLTAAALFGVYASGLQAMEETMLQSEFESAARSRMEKLLAYKFERLWGGEETVTIDGDSYTVRWWSSPMDMNGDYNPESDAKQVFVQCEDVIFSTIVFDGLPYRIKI